In Bradyrhizobium lablabi, one DNA window encodes the following:
- a CDS encoding class I SAM-dependent methyltransferase, which yields MTSVIERIRQLLAHDTRDLIWLAYVVGIAPWMHRAAGPMHLMWRWQVRRRRQRDFDQRMAQLRARIGQGCLARGGNRVALAQLCPELDETCRAIRRPNEEITLASIDQDGLLLARFEELWPAPRVVAADAFLPRSRFELVVVDRDGWIGVRKDFRGNRIAFVNELEAALDLAAAGCHVPAILGVDFDRPSITFSYINGAVVREALAQAGAPMRDRDVRPDRAALGDRRIQRERREAGRGLVDKVLEPETIARIGQTLLAIHRAGYTVEDVKYGNVIVEVTKTPYFVDWERALPLRQFSRTTAIYLRDRDADQLNQLFGTDLLTAKVLRKFRLPADTAIYSPFYAGAGIWWGTIWNPDFGILRWRHILADHLPVPRGGRILDLGANNGFNALQMLRAGANEVIGVEIDTGAIEQGLFVKRVFEWADNTEYRFSYIHGSHADIGSMNLGRFDLVTAFCTLYYLNSAAMSKTVSDLAQLTDVLVLQCNDERSIERSDPETYRKASLSFNVELVRNNGFPNVTVIERRGSNRPLVIARTR from the coding sequence ATGACATCGGTAATTGAACGGATCCGGCAGCTCCTTGCCCATGACACGAGAGACCTGATCTGGCTGGCCTACGTGGTGGGCATTGCCCCGTGGATGCATCGCGCAGCCGGACCGATGCACCTGATGTGGCGATGGCAGGTCCGTCGTCGCCGACAGCGGGATTTCGACCAGCGGATGGCGCAACTGCGCGCCCGCATCGGGCAAGGATGTCTTGCGCGGGGCGGCAACCGAGTCGCGTTGGCGCAACTATGCCCGGAATTGGACGAGACCTGCCGCGCGATAAGGCGCCCCAACGAGGAGATCACTCTCGCCAGCATCGACCAGGATGGTCTCCTCCTCGCACGATTCGAAGAGCTCTGGCCGGCGCCTCGCGTGGTGGCGGCGGACGCGTTTCTGCCGCGGAGCCGGTTCGAGCTTGTGGTCGTGGACCGGGACGGCTGGATCGGAGTGCGCAAAGACTTCCGCGGAAACAGAATCGCCTTCGTGAACGAACTGGAGGCGGCTCTCGACCTCGCGGCAGCTGGCTGCCACGTCCCGGCGATCTTGGGCGTAGATTTCGACCGGCCCTCGATCACTTTTTCTTACATCAATGGGGCTGTCGTACGCGAGGCACTGGCCCAAGCGGGAGCCCCAATGCGGGATAGGGACGTGCGGCCAGACCGCGCTGCCCTTGGCGACCGCAGGATTCAGCGAGAGCGACGAGAAGCCGGAAGGGGGCTGGTTGATAAGGTCTTGGAACCCGAGACCATCGCGCGCATCGGCCAAACCCTGCTCGCCATCCATCGTGCTGGCTACACGGTGGAGGACGTAAAGTATGGCAACGTCATCGTCGAAGTGACCAAAACGCCATACTTCGTCGACTGGGAGCGGGCGCTGCCGTTGCGTCAGTTCTCCCGCACGACTGCGATCTATCTCCGCGATCGCGACGCCGACCAGCTCAACCAGCTTTTTGGTACGGACCTACTAACAGCGAAGGTGCTGCGAAAGTTCCGGCTGCCTGCCGACACTGCTATTTACTCGCCGTTCTATGCGGGTGCCGGAATCTGGTGGGGGACAATTTGGAATCCGGATTTCGGAATTCTCCGTTGGCGCCATATCCTGGCCGACCACCTGCCGGTTCCACGAGGCGGACGAATCCTCGATCTTGGGGCGAACAACGGCTTTAACGCCTTGCAGATGCTTCGCGCAGGCGCGAATGAGGTTATTGGGGTGGAGATCGATACTGGCGCCATCGAGCAGGGCTTGTTCGTGAAGCGCGTTTTCGAGTGGGCGGACAACACCGAGTACCGTTTCTCGTACATTCACGGCTCGCACGCCGACATCGGCTCGATGAACCTCGGTCGATTCGATCTGGTTACCGCATTCTGCACGCTGTACTATTTGAACAGCGCGGCAATGAGCAAGACCGTTTCCGACTTGGCACAGCTCACCGATGTCCTGGTTCTGCAATGCAATGATGAGCGCTCAATCGAACGCAGTGATCCCGAGACCTACAGGAAGGCATCACTTTCGTTCAACGTCGAGCTGGTGCGCAACAATGGCTTCCCGAACGTCACGGTGATCGAACGGCGTGGGTCGAACCGTCCGCTGGTAATCGCGCGAACCCGATAG
- a CDS encoding polysaccharide deacetylase family protein, with protein sequence MSLKHRAFNSGFGTLAAIGADRWLRFLARGRGVILMFHHVRPWRPREFAPNRGLEITPEFLDVVLTELRQEGFDIIPLDAVLDRARPGAAAGRPFAALTFDDGYRDNVEHAWPVLRRHNAPWTLFVTTDFADGRGRLWWLELEQAIARLDRVVLRGNGELRDLPSRTMVEKGAAFEAIYRHLRAGPEERLRAITADLAAQAGVDTRRLTANLCLGWDELQTLVREPDVLIGAHTLSHPILAKCDGTTAMREIAESKELLERRLGRPVRHLAYPFGDASAVGPREFRLARQAGYVTAITSRPAHVFPDHAAHPHALPRTSVNGLFQNTRALRAQFSGVPFLIWNRRRILKIEC encoded by the coding sequence TTGAGCCTCAAACACAGGGCGTTCAATTCCGGCTTCGGAACCCTAGCTGCCATCGGCGCCGATCGCTGGCTTCGCTTCCTCGCCCGGGGCCGGGGCGTGATCCTGATGTTTCATCATGTCCGGCCCTGGCGGCCGCGCGAATTCGCGCCCAACCGAGGTCTCGAAATCACGCCTGAGTTTCTGGACGTGGTCCTGACCGAGCTGCGGCAGGAGGGCTTCGACATCATTCCCCTCGATGCCGTTCTCGACCGGGCACGACCAGGTGCTGCCGCCGGGCGGCCGTTTGCGGCATTGACCTTTGACGATGGCTATCGTGACAACGTCGAGCATGCTTGGCCGGTGTTGAGGCGGCACAATGCACCGTGGACGCTGTTCGTCACCACGGACTTCGCCGATGGCCGTGGCCGCCTTTGGTGGCTGGAACTCGAGCAGGCGATCGCTCGGCTCGACCGTGTCGTGCTCCGAGGTAACGGCGAGTTGCGGGATCTGCCAAGCCGCACGATGGTCGAGAAAGGAGCCGCCTTCGAGGCCATCTACCGGCACCTGCGCGCCGGGCCAGAGGAGCGGTTGCGGGCCATCACGGCGGATCTCGCCGCGCAAGCGGGCGTGGACACGCGCCGGCTGACCGCGAACCTCTGCCTCGGTTGGGACGAGCTTCAAACTCTGGTGCGCGAGCCAGACGTTTTGATTGGTGCGCATACCCTTTCCCACCCAATCTTGGCGAAGTGCGACGGAACCACCGCCATGCGCGAGATCGCCGAGAGCAAGGAGCTGCTTGAGCGGCGTCTCGGACGACCGGTCCGCCATCTGGCCTATCCGTTCGGCGATGCAAGCGCAGTCGGCCCACGCGAGTTCCGCCTTGCCCGTCAAGCCGGGTATGTGACCGCCATAACTTCGCGGCCGGCGCACGTCTTTCCCGACCACGCCGCCCACCCGCACGCATTGCCGCGCACCTCCGTCAACGGATTGTTCCAGAACACGAGGGCGTTGCGCGCGCAATTCTCAGGCGTTCCATTCTTGATCTGGAACCGCCGCCGTATCCTGAAAATCGAATGTTAA
- a CDS encoding undecaprenyl-phosphate glucose phosphotransferase produces MKAPPASSQARYQPASGADAASHLPLSYDDFGVLAALSDVCAIVVASMAAGSAYHLLAYGRVGSVAEFFGVGAILAALTAALMKLKNLYTPDSLLSVRSQVSPIILVWSSVVLFLLGVSFTLKISEGLSRGSMLSLAITAPLLILGQRLLVKRTMLAILQKGWLKRSKIVLITREPKDTTASDETLRAYDVVGTYVLPSDSEGIRHLLANLVGAARGANIVSEVHLAMDWNRLSDMKQVLAELRVLPVPVRLIADATAREILQHPQRSLGGVVSFELQRPPLTAGERAAKRAFDIAAATAGLLAIAPLLLAISFAVWIESPGPVLFRQTRGGFNGRAFHIVKFRTMRVMEDGPTIVQATSNDHRLTSIGRWLRRSSVDELPQLINVLRGDMSLVGPRPHALAHDVQYSRLISNYPYRHHVRPGITGWAQVNGFRGETPTVDKMRQRVELDLWYATNWSFWLDLRILFWTVLEICRTRNAF; encoded by the coding sequence ATGAAGGCTCCGCCCGCGAGCTCCCAGGCTCGATACCAGCCGGCTTCAGGGGCCGATGCGGCGAGCCACTTGCCGCTGAGCTACGACGATTTCGGCGTTCTCGCGGCGCTTTCCGACGTGTGCGCAATCGTTGTCGCGAGCATGGCAGCGGGAAGCGCTTACCATTTGCTTGCCTACGGTCGAGTTGGAAGCGTTGCGGAATTTTTCGGCGTAGGCGCGATTTTGGCCGCTTTGACTGCCGCGTTGATGAAGCTCAAAAACCTCTATACTCCCGACAGTTTGCTGTCGGTTCGCTCACAGGTTTCGCCGATCATATTGGTCTGGAGCAGCGTTGTTCTGTTCCTGCTCGGCGTCAGCTTCACACTGAAGATCAGTGAGGGGTTGTCACGCGGCTCGATGCTGTCGCTTGCGATAACTGCGCCATTGCTCATCCTGGGCCAGCGGCTCCTGGTCAAGCGCACGATGCTAGCCATCCTTCAAAAAGGCTGGCTCAAGCGGTCCAAGATCGTCCTGATCACCCGAGAGCCGAAAGACACAACTGCGAGTGACGAGACGCTGCGCGCGTATGATGTTGTAGGGACCTACGTGCTCCCGTCCGATTCGGAAGGCATCCGACACTTGCTTGCGAACCTCGTGGGTGCTGCCCGCGGAGCGAACATCGTCAGCGAAGTTCATCTTGCGATGGATTGGAATCGCTTGTCCGACATGAAACAGGTGCTCGCCGAGCTGCGCGTCCTTCCGGTTCCGGTGCGCCTGATCGCCGATGCGACAGCGCGCGAGATCCTGCAGCATCCGCAGCGAAGTCTGGGCGGAGTGGTAAGCTTTGAGCTTCAGCGGCCGCCTTTGACGGCAGGCGAGCGGGCGGCAAAGCGGGCGTTCGACATAGCCGCGGCGACGGCCGGTCTCCTGGCGATCGCGCCGTTGCTGCTGGCGATCTCATTCGCCGTGTGGATCGAGTCGCCGGGCCCGGTTCTCTTCAGGCAAACGCGCGGCGGTTTCAATGGACGGGCTTTCCACATCGTGAAGTTCCGCACGATGCGTGTGATGGAAGATGGCCCGACGATCGTCCAGGCCACTTCAAATGATCACCGCCTGACAAGCATTGGCCGTTGGCTGCGCCGGTCCAGTGTGGACGAGTTGCCGCAACTCATCAATGTCCTGCGTGGTGACATGTCGCTCGTCGGACCCAGGCCGCATGCACTTGCACACGACGTCCAGTATAGCCGGCTGATCTCGAATTATCCGTATCGCCATCATGTCAGACCCGGGATTACCGGATGGGCTCAAGTCAATGGATTTCGTGGCGAGACGCCGACGGTCGACAAAATGAGGCAGCGGGTCGAACTAGACCTCTGGTACGCGACCAACTGGAGCTTCTGGCTCGACCTTCGGATTCTCTTCTGGACGGTGCTGGAGATCTGCCGAACGCGGAACGCCTTCTGA
- a CDS encoding polysaccharide biosynthesis/export family protein: MTLLRSALLTKGGTRSVLLFCALLSWSIPAKAEYRIDAGDILEIAVAGMPDWRQRVEVQLDGSISYPLLGTLVVAGLSPSEVRTKIQSILPTKVFRQSTPDGRDHVVVLDADQVTANLVEYRPIYVNGDVSRPGVQAYRPLMTVRQAVALCGGYEIMRFRMNNPFLESADFRSEYESLWTDFAKEQVHIWRIRTELGEGDNLDRKVLQGVPLPASTISQITRLEAEQLKGRQEDYLREKEFLRRVIKQAEEHIGVLSESLQKEEEGVQADMQDFQRVTDLFGKGAVPITRITDARRAVLWSSTLKLQTTAQWMSQKKQREEVSRQLERLDDQRRMDLLRELQDAGVRLSQISARLQGVGEKLQYTALVRSQLVRGSGGKPQIAIIRKGENGRERLVAEEDFELQPGDVVEVALRAEQGVVLPPQ, from the coding sequence ATGACATTGCTTCGATCGGCTCTTCTTACCAAGGGTGGTACGAGGAGTGTTTTGTTGTTTTGTGCGCTCCTCAGTTGGAGCATTCCAGCCAAGGCCGAATACCGTATCGACGCCGGAGATATACTTGAAATAGCTGTCGCAGGAATGCCGGATTGGCGACAGCGTGTCGAGGTGCAATTGGATGGCAGTATCTCGTACCCGTTGCTGGGTACTCTTGTCGTAGCCGGTCTTTCGCCCTCGGAGGTCCGGACCAAAATTCAAAGCATCCTTCCAACAAAGGTCTTTCGACAGAGCACACCGGACGGGCGCGACCACGTCGTCGTACTAGACGCCGATCAGGTCACCGCAAACCTCGTGGAATATCGACCGATATATGTCAACGGCGACGTGTCCAGGCCGGGCGTTCAAGCCTATCGTCCGCTGATGACCGTGCGTCAAGCCGTGGCGCTGTGCGGCGGATACGAGATCATGCGCTTCAGAATGAATAACCCGTTTCTCGAATCGGCCGACTTTCGAAGCGAATATGAGTCGCTCTGGACGGACTTCGCCAAGGAACAGGTGCACATTTGGCGGATAAGAACCGAGCTGGGGGAAGGGGACAATCTCGATCGAAAGGTCTTACAGGGCGTACCGCTACCTGCGTCCACAATCTCGCAGATCACACGCTTGGAGGCCGAACAACTGAAGGGACGCCAAGAGGACTATCTGCGCGAGAAGGAGTTTCTTCGACGCGTCATCAAGCAGGCTGAAGAGCACATCGGGGTCCTATCGGAATCGCTGCAGAAGGAGGAAGAGGGGGTACAAGCCGACATGCAAGATTTCCAAAGGGTAACCGATTTGTTCGGCAAGGGTGCTGTGCCCATCACGCGCATAACGGACGCCCGTCGAGCGGTGCTGTGGTCCTCAACTCTGAAATTGCAGACCACTGCGCAATGGATGTCTCAAAAGAAACAGCGGGAGGAAGTTTCAAGACAGCTGGAACGGCTCGATGACCAGCGTCGGATGGATCTGCTTCGAGAACTTCAAGATGCCGGCGTGAGGCTCAGTCAAATCAGCGCAAGGCTGCAGGGCGTCGGAGAGAAGCTTCAATACACAGCGCTGGTGAGGTCACAGCTCGTACGTGGAAGCGGCGGCAAACCGCAAATTGCCATCATTAGAAAGGGAGAGAACGGCCGGGAACGCCTTGTCGCAGAGGAAGATTTCGAGCTTCAGCCGGGTGACGTGGTCGAGGTTGCTTTGCGAGCTGAGCAAGGCGTCGTCTTGCCGCCGCAGTAA
- a CDS encoding AAA family ATPase, protein MHKVAWQKTTRAGDPQVAGAEEPLIDLGEAFRVLRRRRVLVASILALAVSGAAVYLAMTPGRYTASSMLLFDVRKNEPFQQQGYPNAAADSAFVDSEVEVLKSENLARSVVRTLSLQSDPEFAPSAGFAAAIQGFIEGIVEAVLGTSRTSTESDQFGRVVRLFQKNLTIKRTGLTYVVSIDYRSLDPNRAARISNAAAEAYLVGELESKYQAARRANIWLQDRINELKAQAEKTERAVAEYKAKNNVDTSGPRPNEQQLVDASSERRIILKDLESSAQTNRALHEALLQRVTEFTQQQSFPATEARVVSPASPPLEKSEPKALIALGVASILGLVGGFGAAFAREYLDRTFRSSKQVEREVGVECLGILPAIAPARWRLPKWHRDVASGERIISERHRFVVGEPLSRFAETIRDLKVAADTADLHRSDKVIGITSARPHEGKSLLAANLSEMIALSGCKVLLIDCELRNGGLTGQFAPKAKGGLLEVVAGRAAVNDFIWCDPITNLHFLPAVKLAGGRDQNTKEQLSPAALFQRTQLTPMGLKALLESVQDSYDYVILDLPPITPVADVKAISHLIDAFILVIEFGRTSQQAVIDALNAAPTVCEKLLGAVLNKADPDELRRLAS, encoded by the coding sequence ATGCACAAAGTCGCTTGGCAAAAAACGACCAGAGCCGGAGATCCTCAAGTGGCGGGCGCAGAGGAGCCGCTGATTGACCTGGGTGAGGCGTTTCGCGTCTTGCGGCGCAGAAGGGTTTTGGTTGCAAGCATATTGGCGCTGGCCGTTTCCGGTGCTGCAGTGTACCTGGCCATGACTCCAGGGCGGTATACCGCATCGTCGATGTTGCTCTTCGACGTCCGGAAGAATGAGCCCTTTCAACAGCAAGGATATCCGAATGCGGCTGCCGACTCGGCCTTCGTCGATAGCGAAGTGGAGGTCCTCAAGTCCGAGAACCTTGCAAGATCGGTCGTCAGAACCCTGAGCCTACAGTCTGACCCGGAATTCGCTCCTTCAGCGGGTTTCGCGGCCGCCATACAAGGATTCATAGAAGGGATCGTCGAAGCCGTTCTCGGCACTAGCCGAACTTCCACGGAATCCGATCAGTTCGGCCGCGTCGTCCGTCTGTTCCAGAAGAATCTTACAATCAAACGCACAGGTTTGACCTACGTCGTCAGCATCGATTACCGATCCCTGGACCCGAACAGGGCTGCCCGGATCAGCAATGCTGCGGCCGAGGCCTATCTAGTCGGTGAGCTCGAATCAAAATACCAGGCAGCACGTCGCGCAAACATCTGGCTTCAGGATCGCATCAATGAATTGAAGGCCCAGGCCGAGAAAACGGAACGGGCCGTTGCAGAGTACAAAGCCAAGAACAATGTTGATACGAGTGGACCTCGCCCGAACGAGCAGCAGCTCGTAGACGCTTCCAGCGAGCGTCGCATCATCCTCAAGGACCTGGAAAGCTCTGCGCAAACAAATCGCGCACTTCATGAGGCGCTGCTGCAGCGTGTGACGGAGTTCACTCAGCAACAATCGTTTCCGGCAACCGAGGCACGTGTCGTGTCCCCGGCATCACCACCGCTTGAAAAGAGCGAGCCGAAGGCCCTTATCGCGTTGGGGGTTGCGTCTATTCTCGGCCTTGTTGGTGGCTTCGGCGCGGCATTTGCGCGGGAGTATCTCGATCGAACTTTCCGCTCCTCGAAACAGGTCGAGAGAGAAGTCGGCGTTGAATGCCTCGGCATTCTGCCGGCAATAGCACCGGCGCGCTGGCGGCTGCCGAAATGGCATCGAGATGTTGCGAGTGGTGAGCGCATTATTTCGGAGCGGCACCGGTTCGTTGTCGGTGAACCCCTCTCACGTTTTGCCGAGACGATCCGAGACTTGAAAGTCGCGGCTGATACGGCCGATCTGCATCGGTCCGACAAGGTCATCGGCATAACGTCCGCTCGTCCTCACGAAGGCAAGAGCCTATTAGCCGCCAATCTGAGCGAAATGATCGCGCTCTCAGGCTGCAAGGTCCTTCTGATCGACTGCGAATTGCGCAATGGCGGCCTGACCGGGCAATTCGCTCCAAAGGCGAAGGGGGGATTGTTAGAAGTCGTCGCAGGTCGGGCGGCAGTGAATGATTTCATATGGTGCGATCCGATCACCAATTTGCACTTCTTGCCTGCGGTGAAGCTAGCCGGAGGGCGCGATCAAAACACCAAGGAGCAATTGTCGCCGGCGGCTCTATTCCAACGGACGCAACTTACTCCCATGGGACTGAAAGCACTGCTGGAGTCTGTCCAGGATAGCTACGATTACGTGATTCTGGACCTTCCGCCGATCACGCCGGTCGCAGACGTGAAGGCGATATCTCATCTCATCGATGCTTTCATTCTGGTCATTGAATTTGGCCGCACGTCACAGCAGGCAGTCATCGATGCTCTGAATGCGGCGCCAACGGTATGCGAGAAGCTGTTGGGGGCCGTGCTAAATAAGGCGGACCCGGACGAACTGCGACGACTTGCGTCCTAA
- a CDS encoding O-antigen ligase family protein, giving the protein MEEQVPSFPIYVTLPVWGVVLLFVLVRVWYLRESCATFLLLATWFRYGIATFHQYTYPPVVLGLSVIALTSIVVVAVGCLVVGGRNLLLRRLIPIYITILVVLVSAITNQRWIEGVNATFKWLYLIVFALAAHHAMRRRGSEPIFRSLAVILAGPVVLQWLSVPWELKTTSPDGTTFYIGGYQHQQSLSIILLTFLFITCFSPSLGLLESYGRLVIVAAGLALANYRTAVLAAAVPASTLAVSKLVERVVPKQRGIVVVFLAVVTVFVFVGVGTLARERFADLGTTLDKGASLIKPAEHFTAEDKRLFSGRLYLWSQYIEAFLDGDIVNILVGFGPDAWVGRFTTYAHNTFISYLYEFGLFGLAGLVWILSSNFLTALRVRDNRRLVLVACHIGFIVLNLATMGIWTLEGAVLYGLLLSQTWYLDAIRAVRSDTHRGFVRR; this is encoded by the coding sequence ATGGAAGAGCAAGTCCCGTCCTTTCCGATTTACGTTACCCTGCCAGTTTGGGGCGTCGTCTTGTTGTTCGTGCTCGTTCGCGTCTGGTACTTACGAGAGTCGTGCGCGACATTCCTGCTTCTGGCAACGTGGTTTCGCTATGGCATCGCGACGTTTCACCAGTACACGTATCCACCCGTCGTACTTGGCCTCTCGGTTATCGCGCTGACATCGATCGTTGTCGTTGCGGTCGGCTGTCTCGTGGTTGGTGGTCGTAATCTGTTGCTTCGAAGGCTGATCCCGATTTACATCACAATACTCGTTGTCCTGGTAAGCGCCATCACGAATCAAAGATGGATTGAAGGAGTCAATGCTACTTTCAAGTGGCTCTATTTGATTGTATTCGCACTCGCAGCTCATCATGCAATGCGGCGGCGCGGATCAGAGCCGATTTTTCGCTCGTTGGCCGTCATATTGGCCGGGCCGGTCGTACTGCAATGGCTTTCAGTTCCATGGGAACTGAAAACAACGAGCCCCGACGGAACGACTTTTTACATCGGCGGATACCAACACCAGCAGTCTCTTTCGATTATCCTTCTGACGTTCTTGTTTATTACATGCTTTTCGCCGTCGTTGGGCTTGCTTGAGTCGTACGGGCGATTGGTGATCGTCGCGGCCGGGCTCGCACTCGCAAATTATCGAACAGCTGTGCTAGCCGCCGCCGTGCCGGCATCGACCTTGGCAGTCTCGAAGCTTGTCGAGAGAGTCGTCCCGAAGCAACGCGGCATTGTGGTGGTGTTTCTGGCCGTTGTCACTGTGTTCGTGTTCGTCGGCGTCGGTACTCTAGCAAGAGAACGGTTCGCAGATCTCGGGACTACGCTCGACAAAGGCGCGTCACTGATAAAGCCGGCCGAACATTTCACGGCCGAGGACAAGCGACTGTTCTCAGGCCGACTTTATTTATGGAGCCAGTACATCGAGGCATTTCTGGACGGGGATATAGTCAACATCCTTGTTGGCTTTGGGCCTGACGCGTGGGTGGGGCGATTCACCACTTATGCGCACAATACATTCATCTCATATTTGTACGAGTTTGGGCTGTTTGGCCTTGCCGGACTCGTGTGGATTCTGAGTTCGAATTTCCTCACGGCTTTGCGCGTGAGAGACAATAGAAGATTGGTGCTGGTCGCGTGCCACATTGGATTTATCGTGCTGAACTTGGCAACGATGGGAATCTGGACGCTTGAGGGGGCCGTACTTTACGGGTTGCTGTTGAGCCAGACTTGGTATTTGGACGCGATCCGAGCGGTCAGGAGCGACACACATCGCGGCTTCGTGCGACGGTGA
- a CDS encoding class I SAM-dependent methyltransferase codes for MVELGPGDSLGIGLAALLSGVERYIALDVIQYASDAQNLRIFEELIALFKDRAPIPDEAELPLVRPLLPSYAFPADLLTSARLDAALHPARLELVRSGITNPAPRPRGRGPVCYIAPWRPGVIESGAVDLVLSQTVLEYPPDLEGMYSEMCRWLEPGGIMSHEIDFKSIGMTVEWNGHWSCPDTIWRLAAGRRRHRLNREPHSTHVALMQRMNCRVVCDERTVQPSAITRAQLAPRFRHLTDEDLTTSSALIQAVKLA; via the coding sequence ATGGTCGAGCTTGGTCCCGGCGACTCCCTTGGCATCGGCTTGGCGGCGCTGCTCTCGGGCGTAGAACGCTATATCGCCCTCGATGTCATCCAGTACGCCAGCGACGCGCAAAACCTGCGGATTTTCGAGGAGTTGATTGCGCTCTTTAAAGATCGCGCGCCCATCCCTGACGAGGCTGAACTCCCGCTTGTGCGGCCGCTGCTGCCATCATACGCGTTCCCTGCGGACCTGCTCACGTCGGCGCGCTTGGACGCGGCGCTTCACCCGGCTCGGTTGGAGCTGGTTCGAAGCGGCATTACTAATCCCGCGCCTCGCCCGCGCGGCCGTGGCCCTGTCTGCTACATAGCCCCTTGGAGGCCGGGCGTGATCGAAAGTGGCGCTGTCGATCTCGTGCTCTCGCAGACCGTGCTGGAGTATCCGCCGGACTTGGAGGGAATGTACTCCGAAATGTGCCGCTGGTTAGAACCTGGCGGCATCATGAGTCACGAGATCGACTTCAAGTCGATTGGAATGACCGTCGAGTGGAACGGCCACTGGTCATGCCCTGACACGATTTGGCGCTTGGCCGCGGGCAGGCGCCGGCACAGACTCAATCGCGAGCCGCATTCCACGCATGTAGCGCTCATGCAGAGGATGAATTGCCGCGTCGTTTGCGACGAACGCACGGTCCAGCCATCGGCCATCACGCGCGCTCAACTCGCCCCACGCTTTCGCCATCTGACCGACGAGGATCTGACGACAAGCAGCGCACTTATCCAAGCAGTGAAGCTCGCCTGA
- a CDS encoding Bug family tripartite tricarboxylate transporter substrate binding protein — protein MSRSQVSRRALLAGMAGAPFVRSASAQAAWPNRPVQVMVPYPPAGGADTTARILYAKIGTILGRQFVIENRGGAGGTIGEAVVAKAAPDGYTILHDGTAYSINGALYSNLSFDYNKDFDAVALVSLVPNILVVTPSLPVNTMADVIAYAKAAPDGIDMASSGNGTLQHLSLEMFRFMTGTKVNHVPYRGGGPALNDVMGGQVKFFFSNGSSVVGMIQGGKVKAIAHTGKGRLKSLPDVPPASDTLPGFEAYEWNGVFVPYGTPPAIVRTLNGAINEAIRAPEVKERFEQLNIDSRPNTPEEFRAFVKDQMERWGKVVKEANIKLG, from the coding sequence ATGTCCAGAAGCCAAGTTTCACGCCGCGCGCTATTGGCCGGAATGGCCGGCGCGCCGTTCGTCCGCAGCGCCAGCGCCCAGGCCGCCTGGCCGAACCGTCCGGTGCAGGTGATGGTGCCTTATCCGCCTGCCGGTGGCGCCGACACCACCGCGCGGATTCTCTACGCCAAGATCGGCACGATTTTGGGACGGCAGTTCGTCATCGAAAATCGCGGCGGGGCCGGCGGCACCATCGGTGAAGCCGTGGTCGCGAAGGCGGCCCCCGACGGCTACACCATCCTGCATGACGGCACCGCATATTCGATCAACGGCGCGCTCTATTCGAACCTTTCGTTCGACTACAACAAGGATTTCGACGCGGTGGCTTTGGTGTCGCTGGTGCCGAATATTCTGGTGGTGACGCCATCGTTGCCGGTGAACACGATGGCTGACGTCATCGCCTATGCCAAAGCCGCTCCGGATGGCATCGACATGGCTTCCTCGGGCAACGGCACGCTGCAGCATCTGTCCCTCGAAATGTTCCGCTTCATGACCGGGACCAAAGTGAACCATGTGCCCTATCGCGGCGGCGGCCCAGCGCTTAACGATGTCATGGGCGGACAGGTGAAGTTTTTCTTCTCCAACGGATCGTCGGTGGTCGGCATGATCCAGGGAGGTAAGGTCAAGGCCATCGCCCACACCGGCAAGGGCCGGCTGAAAAGCTTGCCCGACGTTCCGCCGGCGTCGGACACGCTGCCCGGCTTCGAGGCCTATGAATGGAACGGCGTGTTCGTGCCGTATGGCACGCCGCCGGCAATCGTACGCACCCTCAACGGCGCGATCAACGAAGCGATCCGCGCGCCTGAGGTCAAAGAGCGCTTCGAGCAGCTCAACATCGACAGCCGGCCGAACACGCCGGAAGAATTCCGCGCCTTCGTCAAAGACCAGATGGAGCGCTGGGGCAAGGTGGTGAAGGAAGCCAACATCAAGCTGGGTTAG